Proteins encoded within one genomic window of Flavobacterium oreochromis:
- a CDS encoding DNA cytosine methyltransferase: MNLKKNDDNLILIGCSPCQYWSIINTDKKKSFESKSLLIEFRRFVEYFNPGYVVVENVPGVIRRKEESGLEDFILWLENNNYKVHQGVHNVMEYGVPQSRRRLTLIANRVNNKVLEPIKYTGKIKTVYDTIGEHNGFPKVEAGHKDETDFMHTVAGLKQINIDRLNLTEKDGGSRMSYAHDENLAPDCHKNDTNNFKDTYGRMWWHKPSPTITTKFFSISNGRFAHPDENRAISIREGAVLQSFPKNYKFKTTSIANAARMIGNAVPPKYAASIGKAIIKNHLNGAI; encoded by the coding sequence CTGAATCTTAAAAAAAATGATGACAATCTAATACTTATTGGATGTAGCCCTTGCCAGTACTGGAGTATCATTAATACCGATAAAAAAAAATCTTTTGAATCAAAAAGTTTGTTAATTGAATTTAGACGATTTGTAGAATATTTTAATCCTGGTTATGTGGTCGTTGAAAACGTACCTGGTGTAATTAGAAGAAAAGAAGAAAGCGGATTAGAGGATTTCATTTTGTGGTTAGAAAACAATAACTATAAAGTACATCAAGGTGTTCACAATGTTATGGAATATGGTGTGCCCCAAAGCCGAAGAAGATTAACTTTAATTGCTAATCGAGTTAACAATAAAGTTTTAGAACCTATCAAGTACACAGGAAAAATAAAAACTGTTTACGATACGATAGGAGAACATAATGGTTTTCCTAAAGTGGAGGCAGGACATAAAGATGAAACCGATTTTATGCATACTGTTGCAGGCCTAAAACAAATAAATATTGACAGACTAAACCTAACCGAAAAAGATGGAGGCTCAAGAATGTCTTATGCTCACGATGAAAATCTAGCTCCTGATTGTCATAAAAACGATACTAATAACTTCAAAGACACCTATGGTAGAATGTGGTGGCACAAGCCCTCTCCTACAATCACAACCAAATTTTTTAGTATCTCAAACGGAAGATTTGCTCATCCTGACGAAAATAGAGCCATTTCTATAAGAGAAGGTGCAGTGTTACAATCTTTTCCTAAAAACTACAAATTTAAAACGACAAGTATAGCAAATGCTGCCAGAATGATTGGTAATGCTGTACCTCCTAAATATGCTGCCTCGATAGGCAAAGCAATAATTAAAAATCATCTTAATGGCGCAATTTAA
- a CDS encoding transposase, producing the protein MIQALERGYYYHIYNRGINSMTLFDTKENYEYFLRLYTTHIDPIAETFAWCLMKNHFHFLVRIKEIPEINTEKIILPSQSFSNLFNAYTKAYNKYYKRHGALFERPFRRKHINHINYLQNVIAYIHNNPVHHNICEHPLQYPWSSYLSCVSEKPTKLKRREVIEIFNDLDNFKYIHQEKGNTILIEQALGI; encoded by the coding sequence ATGATACAAGCCTTAGAACGTGGGTATTACTACCATATTTATAATCGTGGAATAAACAGTATGACTCTTTTTGATACAAAAGAAAATTACGAATATTTCTTACGCCTTTATACTACCCATATTGACCCCATAGCGGAGACTTTTGCTTGGTGCTTAATGAAAAACCATTTTCATTTTTTAGTACGGATAAAAGAAATTCCCGAAATTAACACCGAGAAAATTATATTACCTTCTCAATCTTTTTCAAATTTGTTTAATGCCTACACCAAAGCATATAATAAATACTACAAACGTCACGGTGCTTTGTTTGAAAGACCCTTTCGCCGAAAACACATTAATCACATTAACTATTTACAAAATGTAATTGCATATATCCATAACAATCCTGTGCATCATAACATTTGTGAACATCCGTTACAATATCCGTGGAGTTCCTACCTGAGTTGCGTTTCTGAAAAACCAACCAAACTCAAACGAAGAGAAGTAATTGAAATCTTTAATGATTTAGACAATTTCAAATACATACATCAAGAAAAAGGCAACACTATACTGATCGAACAAGCATTAGGAATTTAA
- a CDS encoding DNA cytosine methyltransferase: MTQNNDINHSQNVMGNNTSRNVGVFCIIAVYFYIFELINFILNKMPKSNLKAVDFFCSGGGMSSGMANAGIKILAGIDYDITCKETYEANIKGAEFIHANVFHYQVEELEKN, encoded by the coding sequence ATGACTCAAAATAATGACATTAACCATTCACAAAATGTGATGGGGAACAACACCAGCAGAAATGTTGGTGTTTTTTGTATAATAGCAGTATATTTTTATATTTTTGAATTAATTAATTTTATCTTAAACAAGATGCCAAAAAGTAATCTTAAAGCTGTTGATTTTTTCTGTTCTGGTGGCGGTATGAGCTCAGGTATGGCAAATGCTGGAATTAAAATTCTAGCTGGAATAGATTATGATATAACTTGCAAAGAAACTTACGAAGCTAATATCAAAGGTGCTGAGTTTATTCACGCTAATGTATTTCACTATCAAGTCGAAGAACTTGAAAAAAACTGA